In Desulfomonile tiedjei DSM 6799, a genomic segment contains:
- a CDS encoding IS701 family transposase, giving the protein MKRSIPDPFGIDEIHFRACFSAPSFRIFVALVVGWVLTMGKHTISQVILTMRLHESKHFASIYRFLGKGRWETDFVSYFVFRMLVETLIAEGIEILVVIDDTLNKHTGKKICGAGWQHDGSLPKHTKQKGYGVCFVIIGLAIRLPGISDRMFCLPYAARLWWPPKAKFNPKSLPYKTKPELGLDLINLTHSWLQEGERLRIVFDLGYCCDTILKARPKNVHITGRLRKDAALFAVLEPAPFTVMGRPRKRGARLPSLETMFQDPNLGWNEIRVFCYGKQTKLLIHQFTALWYHSAGQQPLSIVLCHDPAGHHANMVFFDTDPQAAPQQIIERYAARFSIEMTNRETKNLLGAAEPQCRKETSVTRAPMFAYWAYCFVVLWFVGQFVTAKNLVADPAPWYCRKKSFTFSDMLAAARRSHFSLRIYSKASRINKFEKLNGPRSTRGLDHARIAKL; this is encoded by the coding sequence TTGAAGAGATCTATACCAGATCCGTTCGGGATTGACGAGATTCATTTCAGAGCGTGTTTCAGCGCACCGAGTTTCCGTATCTTCGTTGCGCTGGTGGTCGGTTGGGTGCTCACTATGGGCAAGCACACTATCAGCCAGGTGATTCTGACCATGAGACTCCATGAATCCAAGCACTTCGCCAGCATCTACCGATTCCTCGGCAAGGGACGATGGGAGACTGACTTTGTCTCCTATTTCGTCTTCAGAATGTTGGTAGAAACGCTGATTGCAGAAGGGATCGAGATCCTTGTGGTGATTGACGACACCTTGAACAAGCACACTGGCAAGAAGATCTGTGGCGCGGGCTGGCAGCATGATGGTTCACTCCCAAAGCATACTAAGCAAAAGGGGTATGGAGTGTGCTTTGTCATCATAGGACTGGCGATTCGCCTTCCCGGCATCAGCGATCGCATGTTTTGTCTGCCATACGCTGCCCGCCTTTGGTGGCCGCCAAAGGCCAAGTTTAATCCCAAGAGCCTGCCCTACAAGACAAAACCCGAACTTGGATTGGATCTTATAAATCTGACTCATTCATGGCTCCAAGAGGGAGAAAGACTGAGAATTGTGTTCGACCTGGGATACTGCTGCGATACCATCCTCAAAGCACGACCCAAGAATGTGCACATTACAGGGAGGCTGAGAAAGGATGCAGCTTTGTTCGCTGTGCTGGAACCTGCTCCATTTACAGTGATGGGCAGACCTCGCAAGAGAGGCGCTCGACTGCCCTCCCTGGAAACGATGTTCCAGGACCCCAATCTGGGGTGGAATGAGATTAGGGTCTTCTGCTATGGAAAACAAACTAAGCTCCTGATACATCAGTTCACGGCGCTATGGTATCATAGCGCAGGGCAACAGCCTCTTTCGATCGTGTTGTGCCATGACCCGGCCGGCCACCATGCCAATATGGTGTTTTTCGATACGGACCCTCAGGCTGCACCACAGCAGATTATCGAGCGCTACGCTGCACGCTTTAGCATTGAGATGACCAATCGAGAGACCAAGAACCTCCTGGGTGCGGCTGAACCTCAGTGTCGGAAAGAGACCTCGGTAACCCGTGCCCCTATGTTTGCTTACTGGGCCTACTGCTTTGTAGTGCTTTGGTTCGTTGGGCAATTCGTCACTGCAAAGAACCTCGTTGCCGACCCGGCTCCCTGGTACTGCCGGAAAAAGTCGTTCACCTTTTCAGACATGCTGGCAGCAGCTCGAAGGAGTCATTTCTCGCTGAGAATTTATTCGAAAGCCAGCCGAATCAATAAGTTCGAAAAACTCAACGGCCCGCGCTCCACGCGCGGACTCGACCATGCAAGAATCGCGAAACTATAG
- a CDS encoding cache domain-containing protein, with amino-acid sequence MKARVICLVFVASVAVCLLAGVAAANQANDCIMMVSNAEAFIREKGVEYALKVFSTRNSPFVDKDLYIFVLSMDNVMLAHPFNPGLIGKNFSDHKDSNGKFVFQEFKKVVNGKGEGWVDYTWPKPGEQGEFPKSAYVKKVHGQDMYIGASYFK; translated from the coding sequence ATGAAAGCACGCGTAATTTGCTTAGTATTCGTCGCCTCAGTTGCCGTCTGCCTCCTGGCAGGGGTTGCAGCAGCCAACCAGGCAAACGATTGTATTATGATGGTGTCGAATGCCGAGGCATTCATTCGGGAAAAAGGCGTGGAATACGCTCTTAAAGTCTTTTCTACCCGCAACAGCCCTTTTGTGGATAAAGATTTGTACATTTTTGTTCTGTCTATGGACAATGTCATGCTGGCACACCCTTTTAATCCCGGCCTTATAGGAAAGAATTTTTCCGATCATAAGGACAGTAATGGGAAATTCGTCTTTCAGGAATTCAAGAAAGTCGTCAATGGAAAAGGTGAAGGATGGGTGGACTATACCTGGCCAAAACCTGGAGAACAGGGAGAATTTCCTAAATCAGCTTACGTTAAAAAAGTACATGGACAAGACATGTACATTGGTGCCAGCTATTTCAAATAG
- a CDS encoding thermonuclease family protein, with translation MRRNSLPAHLSAATSQVPHNRWIYVHGVARTTYAITLACIIPFIFIETCCAWTAKVISVSDGDTITVLRESKPEKIRLYGVDAPEHGQDFFAAAKDFTSEMVFGKIVDVAPAAKDRYGRAVAWVSVDGRSLNKELVKAGLAWWYRSYARKRYDLYTFEIMARRQKLGIWSVPKPTPPWLFRRNKQISEGSVWETGFPSATSGSKK, from the coding sequence ATGAGGCGCAATTCACTGCCGGCACATCTTTCGGCAGCAACTTCGCAAGTGCCGCATAACAGATGGATATACGTCCATGGGGTCGCACGGACTACGTACGCAATTACACTCGCGTGTATTATTCCTTTTATCTTCATAGAAACGTGTTGTGCCTGGACGGCAAAGGTCATCAGCGTCAGTGATGGAGACACCATTACAGTGCTCAGAGAATCCAAACCGGAGAAAATTCGCCTCTACGGAGTGGATGCTCCGGAACACGGTCAGGATTTTTTCGCAGCCGCAAAAGACTTTACTTCAGAAATGGTGTTCGGAAAAATCGTCGATGTCGCTCCAGCGGCTAAGGACAGATACGGCAGGGCTGTCGCCTGGGTATCAGTGGATGGAAGAAGCCTGAACAAGGAACTGGTCAAAGCAGGCCTTGCCTGGTGGTACAGATCGTACGCGAGAAAACGCTACGATCTATATACATTCGAAATTATGGCACGCCGCCAAAAGCTGGGGATTTGGTCAGTCCCCAAACCTACTCCTCCATGGTTGTTCAGACGCAACAAACAGATTTCTGAAGGGTCTGTTTGGGAAACTGGTTTTCCCTCTGCAACTTCGGGATCAAAGAAGTAA
- a CDS encoding GumC family protein, with product MEKESGPGAVTRYDASSVPVDARVLRPQYLNPDDSLNDYQSRFDKDTFLEYFYAVLNRKWIVAGFFVLAVAAAGLYSYLATPFYRSTATIEVEKMYPGAANMNDLFSFFGQFDLYYQTQIEFLKSRRLAESFLKVWDKSGSSDKSTQKDGSQEIGKTGESNLEEEKRIAAATDSILSRITIAPVKGTQLIQVDMGAETPVLAKQMLEKYLEAFSEENRRKRMEVGHKVREWLQKELTETEKQLKESENNLLEFSKTHGVVFLDKGPNQSLSFLQKAGETFHRSKDARQNIEALRSEKDPLPPQMSNEYLQNLRTQLASLKSEYTGLKAIYSPDYFKMNLLRNKIHSLEEAINQVEQSTLDSALESAKKREAVSNEAYEKSKEEAMNMSALAVQYEILRKMVDANSQLYVMLLQKSKQAELDNGVMGHNILIANPPSLPLSPVYPVKSKIILLGAVIGLIGGIGLAIFLEAFDRSVHSPKEIERHLNIPILGEVPRVAQKDYGEDEPQASLEFLAHRFPTSPFTDSIRIVQNSVSSSVLTDTGVSMCVSSALPLEGKTVISVVMATVIASELKRVLVIDGDMRRPRIHEVFKCKNESPGLADLITGKCVDLREAVRRSHVPGVFYMTSGSRSDNPVALLKSERMQNIIEECKREFDFVILDAPPIIGLVDASIISGYSDGLILVTKSGHTPMDVLVQAKESVFRGRGRLLGIVVNMSEHKSLGSRYHYYYGYNRYHQKRSA from the coding sequence ATGGAAAAGGAAAGCGGTCCCGGAGCCGTTACCCGTTACGACGCAAGCAGTGTGCCTGTTGACGCCCGAGTTTTGCGTCCGCAGTATTTGAATCCCGACGATTCTCTGAACGACTATCAATCACGATTCGACAAAGATACATTCCTTGAATATTTTTATGCAGTCCTCAATCGCAAATGGATCGTAGCAGGTTTTTTTGTGCTTGCCGTTGCCGCAGCCGGGCTGTACTCCTATTTGGCCACTCCGTTCTACCGTTCCACAGCCACAATAGAAGTAGAAAAAATGTATCCCGGCGCTGCCAATATGAATGATCTGTTCAGCTTCTTCGGACAATTCGATCTTTATTACCAAACACAGATTGAATTTCTTAAGAGCAGGCGACTGGCCGAGAGTTTTCTGAAGGTGTGGGACAAATCCGGTTCATCGGATAAATCTACACAAAAAGATGGCAGTCAGGAAATCGGCAAAACCGGCGAAAGCAATCTTGAAGAGGAAAAGCGAATTGCTGCAGCTACGGATTCGATTCTCTCGAGAATAACCATAGCTCCTGTTAAAGGAACTCAGCTCATTCAAGTGGACATGGGTGCTGAAACTCCTGTTCTCGCAAAGCAGATGCTGGAAAAATACCTGGAAGCGTTCAGCGAGGAGAATCGCCGAAAAAGGATGGAGGTCGGCCACAAGGTCCGTGAATGGCTTCAGAAAGAGCTTACTGAAACCGAGAAGCAGTTAAAGGAATCCGAGAACAACCTCCTGGAGTTCAGCAAAACCCACGGCGTGGTGTTTCTGGACAAGGGGCCTAATCAGTCTTTGTCATTTCTGCAAAAGGCCGGGGAAACATTTCACAGATCAAAAGATGCACGCCAGAATATTGAGGCGCTCCGGAGTGAAAAGGACCCTTTGCCGCCTCAAATGTCGAATGAGTACCTTCAGAATTTGAGAACTCAGCTTGCCTCGCTCAAATCGGAATATACCGGTCTTAAGGCGATTTATTCACCTGATTATTTCAAAATGAACTTGTTGCGAAACAAGATTCATTCACTTGAGGAAGCTATAAATCAGGTAGAGCAGAGCACTCTCGATTCGGCATTGGAATCTGCGAAGAAGAGGGAAGCTGTTTCCAATGAGGCGTACGAGAAGTCCAAAGAAGAAGCAATGAACATGAGCGCGCTGGCGGTCCAGTATGAAATCTTGCGAAAGATGGTGGATGCCAATAGCCAGCTTTATGTGATGTTGCTTCAGAAATCCAAGCAGGCCGAGCTGGATAACGGGGTGATGGGACACAACATTCTCATTGCAAATCCCCCTTCATTGCCACTTTCGCCTGTATATCCGGTAAAGAGCAAGATTATTCTGCTGGGGGCCGTAATAGGCCTCATCGGAGGCATAGGTTTAGCGATTTTTCTCGAAGCATTCGACCGCTCCGTTCATAGTCCTAAGGAAATCGAACGGCATCTCAATATACCTATCCTTGGGGAGGTGCCCCGAGTCGCTCAGAAAGACTATGGCGAAGACGAACCCCAGGCTTCTTTGGAGTTCCTGGCGCATCGGTTTCCCACGTCTCCATTCACGGATTCAATACGTATCGTGCAGAATAGCGTCTCCTCTTCGGTTTTGACGGACACCGGGGTGAGCATGTGCGTCTCAAGCGCTCTTCCTCTCGAAGGTAAGACTGTTATTTCCGTTGTCATGGCCACAGTTATCGCCTCGGAATTGAAAAGAGTCCTCGTTATCGATGGCGATATGCGGCGACCCAGAATACATGAAGTCTTCAAGTGCAAGAACGAAAGTCCCGGTCTTGCGGATTTGATCACAGGGAAATGCGTCGATTTGCGGGAAGCTGTCCGGAGATCCCATGTTCCTGGGGTTTTCTACATGACTTCCGGATCGCGTTCCGACAATCCCGTCGCATTGCTCAAGTCGGAGAGAATGCAGAATATCATTGAGGAATGTAAGCGAGAATTCGATTTTGTCATCTTGGACGCTCCTCCCATTATAGGGTTGGTGGATGCATCTATCATCTCGGGTTATTCAGATGGCCTCATCCTGGTGACCAAATCAGGTCATACTCCCATGGACGTGCTTGTCCAGGCTAAAGAATCCGTCTTCAGGGGCAGGGGACGGCTTCTTGGCATCGTGGTGAACATGTCGGAGCACAAAAGTCTGGGCTCCCGGTACCATTATTACTACGGATATAATCGCTATCATCAGAAACGAAGCGCATGA
- a CDS encoding DUF5996 family protein, with the protein MSNTGNPFWPELPLAEWQNTYTTLHMCTQVVGKIKLMQSPHVNHWWQVVLYVNARGLTTSPIPYGTRTFEIDFDFMDHVLIVRTNDGGQRTFALAGNSVADFYRKLMDVLHSLEIYVKIWTKPVEVPERILFEEDHTHASYDSQHVQRLWQILVQTDRVLKQFRSGFIGKCSPVHFFWGAFDMAVTRFSGRAAPMHPGGVPALADFVVQEAYSHEVSSCGFWPGGGAVLEPAFYAYAYPEPTGFKEVSIIPEQAFYSAEMSEFILPYDAVRQSQNPDDMLLKFSQSTYEAAADLGNWDRKSLERNSPESGGKF; encoded by the coding sequence ATGTCAAATACGGGCAATCCATTCTGGCCCGAATTGCCTTTGGCGGAATGGCAGAATACATATACTACGCTTCACATGTGCACTCAGGTTGTCGGCAAAATAAAACTGATGCAAAGCCCGCATGTGAACCACTGGTGGCAGGTAGTGCTGTACGTGAACGCTCGGGGGTTGACTACGTCTCCAATCCCGTACGGTACGAGAACCTTTGAGATCGACTTTGATTTCATGGATCATGTGCTCATCGTTCGAACTAACGACGGCGGTCAACGGACATTTGCTCTGGCCGGAAATTCAGTCGCTGATTTTTATCGAAAGCTCATGGACGTTCTCCATTCCCTTGAAATTTATGTGAAGATATGGACGAAACCGGTGGAAGTGCCGGAACGTATTCTGTTTGAAGAGGATCACACGCACGCATCCTACGATTCACAACATGTGCAACGACTGTGGCAGATCTTGGTACAAACAGATCGCGTATTGAAGCAGTTTCGGTCGGGTTTTATCGGAAAGTGCAGCCCGGTTCATTTTTTCTGGGGCGCCTTCGACATGGCAGTAACCCGCTTTTCAGGGCGTGCAGCTCCGATGCATCCCGGTGGAGTCCCTGCTTTAGCCGATTTCGTGGTGCAAGAAGCGTATTCTCATGAAGTGAGCAGTTGCGGATTCTGGCCTGGAGGTGGGGCAGTCCTGGAGCCCGCCTTCTACGCGTATGCTTATCCCGAACCGACCGGGTTCAAAGAAGTTTCAATCATTCCTGAACAAGCGTTCTACAGCGCAGAAATGAGCGAATTCATCCTACCCTACGACGCCGTGCGTCAGTCGCAAAACCCGGACGATATGCTCCTGAAATTTTCACAGAGTACGTACGAAGCTGCAGCAGATCTCGGAAACTGGGATCGGAAATCCCTGGAAAGGAACTCACCCGAGTCCGGTGGAAAATTCTGA
- a CDS encoding phosphate/phosphite/phosphonate ABC transporter substrate-binding protein: MRKLAKSLLLICLISALSGTSWGEVKLGMLAQRGAETALKEWGGIAAYLSEQLGEQVTIVPLPFSEFMDFCDVERSAFIFTNPWFYVKAKVKKDAKALVTVKYQKSGSMMGGVIFTRRDSGIKNLADLKGKILMCPKLSSPGGWLFAKGEIVKSGIIPEKDLKLLLETPKESHDEVVYAVRDRKADVGTVRTNLLEAMNREGKINIDDFLVLNETRHEGLNERCSTPLYPDWPVASLGNTPPELAVKMKAALLGMQPGNPALEQARKIERFVEALNYGPMEELCRRLNVEPFRKMH, from the coding sequence ATGAGAAAGCTTGCCAAAAGCCTGCTTTTAATTTGTTTAATCAGTGCCCTGAGCGGAACTTCATGGGGGGAAGTCAAACTCGGAATGCTGGCCCAGAGAGGGGCGGAAACCGCTCTCAAGGAGTGGGGCGGTATTGCGGCCTATCTCAGCGAGCAGTTGGGCGAGCAAGTCACTATAGTACCTCTTCCGTTCAGCGAATTCATGGATTTCTGCGATGTAGAGCGTTCTGCCTTCATTTTTACCAACCCCTGGTTCTACGTGAAAGCCAAAGTGAAAAAGGATGCAAAGGCGCTGGTCACAGTGAAGTATCAGAAATCCGGCAGCATGATGGGCGGAGTAATCTTTACACGGCGGGACAGCGGAATCAAAAACCTTGCCGACTTAAAGGGAAAGATCTTGATGTGTCCCAAATTGTCTTCACCCGGCGGGTGGCTGTTCGCTAAAGGGGAAATCGTGAAATCCGGAATAATACCGGAGAAGGATCTCAAGCTCCTGCTCGAAACGCCTAAGGAATCGCACGACGAAGTAGTTTATGCCGTACGAGACAGAAAAGCGGATGTGGGAACCGTCCGCACAAATTTGTTGGAAGCCATGAACCGGGAGGGAAAGATCAATATTGACGATTTCCTGGTGCTCAATGAAACCCGCCATGAAGGACTCAATGAACGATGTAGCACTCCTCTCTACCCTGATTGGCCGGTAGCATCCCTCGGCAACACCCCTCCGGAGCTCGCCGTAAAAATGAAAGCGGCGTTGCTCGGTATGCAGCCGGGCAACCCCGCCCTGGAGCAAGCGCGAAAGATTGAACGATTCGTAGAAGCTCTCAACTACGGACCTATGGAAGAGCTCTGCCGTAGGCTCAATGTAGAGCCTTTCAGGAAAATGCACTAG
- a CDS encoding tetratricopeptide repeat protein has protein sequence MRLLRDKISGAIDHPVKLGVVLSLICLSVALYWFFGRSPDPLDHARELINKGETGQAVAILDGIMLKNPKEVSALVLRGWAKERQDEYDLALHDYTAAIDLDPDYGSAWEMRGRLLARMEDHEGALRDLKRAAELQPHAAAIVASMGLMRFFEQDYDGARTYFDKSSQLDPKEESAYFGRTAIYLEKNDFTSAIAEMDKLLQFQPQSAQALFRRGFAYLKSGQPQKSLEDFDKALELDPEMKEIYWYRADAHRAINALDKALKDYQKAASIDPEDSILLLNQATILMMMGRYDEALEMLRQSILLEPDNPLPYTNRALLYLGTGNYLGALKDLNKALQVQPDDVWLLIKRAHVFKMIARGDKALADLDSVIELDPENHEARLMRGSLYFNDKQLERAIQDLKIAIDLLPEDAAAYQLLAEAFLKKGDTPEALKMIGQALKKESSFPAAFVTLGEIHMADSHMDQALEAYSRALTIDPNSFEARMRRAELFIELNNYQNAVQDLEHAAKSNPYSGKVYQLRAMCYETLGDKEKARQDLWKARVFAHR, from the coding sequence ATGCGCTTGCTGCGAGACAAAATTTCGGGCGCCATCGACCATCCGGTCAAATTAGGGGTTGTGCTGAGCCTCATTTGTCTGTCCGTAGCACTGTATTGGTTTTTCGGGCGCTCGCCAGACCCTCTGGATCATGCCCGAGAGTTGATCAACAAGGGCGAAACCGGACAGGCAGTTGCGATCCTTGACGGGATCATGCTGAAGAATCCGAAAGAGGTTTCGGCTCTGGTTCTCAGAGGATGGGCGAAAGAGAGACAGGATGAGTACGATTTGGCGCTTCACGATTATACTGCGGCAATCGATCTCGATCCTGATTACGGTTCCGCATGGGAGATGCGAGGCCGTCTTCTCGCACGAATGGAAGATCATGAAGGCGCTTTACGCGATCTCAAGAGAGCAGCGGAACTCCAGCCTCATGCTGCAGCAATCGTTGCTTCCATGGGATTGATGCGTTTTTTCGAGCAAGACTATGACGGAGCCCGAACGTATTTTGATAAAAGCTCCCAACTGGACCCGAAGGAAGAATCTGCCTATTTCGGACGGACGGCCATTTACCTTGAAAAGAATGACTTTACTTCCGCAATAGCCGAAATGGACAAATTGTTGCAGTTCCAACCGCAAAGTGCTCAGGCTTTGTTCCGTAGAGGCTTCGCTTATCTGAAGTCCGGTCAACCACAGAAATCACTGGAGGATTTCGACAAAGCACTTGAGCTGGACCCTGAGATGAAAGAGATCTACTGGTACAGAGCAGATGCGCACCGCGCGATCAATGCCCTGGACAAAGCTCTCAAAGATTATCAAAAAGCAGCATCTATAGACCCTGAGGATTCCATACTTCTCTTGAACCAGGCCACCATTCTCATGATGATGGGCAGGTACGACGAAGCTCTGGAAATGCTCCGTCAGTCCATTCTCCTGGAACCGGACAACCCGTTGCCTTACACAAACCGTGCTCTATTGTACCTCGGCACGGGAAACTACCTCGGCGCCCTCAAGGACCTCAATAAGGCTCTGCAGGTTCAACCGGACGATGTATGGTTGCTCATCAAGCGTGCACATGTTTTCAAAATGATTGCCAGAGGTGATAAGGCGTTGGCTGACTTGGACAGCGTTATCGAACTCGATCCTGAAAATCATGAAGCCCGATTGATGCGAGGAAGCCTCTATTTTAATGACAAACAGTTGGAGCGGGCTATTCAGGACCTCAAGATAGCCATCGATCTCCTCCCTGAAGATGCAGCAGCATATCAACTTCTGGCGGAAGCGTTTCTTAAGAAAGGTGACACACCTGAAGCTCTGAAGATGATCGGTCAAGCTTTGAAGAAAGAATCTTCATTTCCGGCGGCATTCGTCACGCTTGGTGAGATTCATATGGCCGATTCCCACATGGATCAGGCCCTTGAGGCATATTCTAGAGCTTTGACAATAGACCCGAACAGCTTTGAAGCACGAATGAGAAGAGCCGAACTCTTCATTGAGTTGAACAATTATCAAAACGCTGTTCAGGATCTGGAACACGCTGCAAAATCAAATCCCTACAGCGGCAAAGTGTACCAGCTTCGGGCAATGTGTTACGAGACTCTCGGTGATAAAGAAAAAGCACGGCAAGATCTCTGGAAAGCTCGAGTATTCGCCCACAGGTGA
- a CDS encoding metallophosphoesterase has product MSEIQYICLSDLHLGEEDSILSSMKEDGVDGDPCVPGPVLKELAACIKDLIGKFCGSTRKPILVLNGDTLELALCPIHQATMAFQCFISELHGDKGFPFDKIVMVPGNHDHHLWEMTREDQYRDYLQRHPEVVKLPEQWHSTKMFAGPDDNPISHYLTDMIQRPPLKMDMKLEVAYPNYGLITEKTLGRNKDPKKCVVFHHGHFTEWIYSAMSTVNGWIFEREDMSQYPWDIEKGNFAWIDFAWSALGQSGPGLETVYEKALDNREFGQVIANFSAGLAKEVGTRTFDWFEGAVIDKFLSLIYRGFGGAEKGHSDAPLSPDGLKQLFRYMEGPLHAQIRYEILAIREKKNELKDKDDKPDFFKGEVAPPTTFIFGHTHKPYMHHEAFAGYKDGVDVYNSGGWVVDTLDPNPLHGGSIVLVDDRLNVAAINMYKETKNNSISPIEFERLPSSSPSPVMDEIGRIQFAQENTWRTFSEVVAQTIPIRRKYLRKRVFSSLRT; this is encoded by the coding sequence ATGTCGGAAATCCAGTACATTTGCTTGTCGGATCTTCACCTTGGTGAGGAGGATAGCATTCTCTCGAGTATGAAAGAGGACGGAGTTGACGGTGATCCATGCGTACCAGGCCCGGTTTTGAAGGAATTGGCAGCCTGCATCAAAGATCTCATAGGTAAGTTTTGTGGGAGTACACGCAAGCCCATCCTTGTCTTGAACGGCGACACTCTCGAACTGGCACTGTGCCCCATTCATCAGGCTACCATGGCTTTCCAGTGTTTTATCAGTGAGCTTCACGGGGACAAGGGATTTCCATTCGATAAAATCGTGATGGTTCCAGGCAACCATGACCATCATTTGTGGGAGATGACTCGTGAAGATCAGTACAGAGATTACCTGCAGCGACATCCTGAAGTCGTCAAACTGCCCGAACAATGGCATTCAACCAAAATGTTCGCAGGACCTGACGACAATCCGATCAGTCATTACCTCACGGATATGATTCAGCGCCCTCCGTTAAAAATGGACATGAAACTGGAGGTCGCATACCCGAATTATGGGCTCATAACAGAAAAAACACTCGGACGGAATAAAGACCCGAAGAAGTGTGTCGTGTTTCATCACGGGCATTTCACTGAATGGATCTATTCTGCAATGAGCACGGTAAACGGATGGATTTTTGAACGTGAAGACATGAGTCAGTATCCCTGGGACATCGAAAAAGGAAATTTCGCCTGGATAGACTTCGCCTGGTCTGCTCTGGGTCAGAGCGGGCCCGGTCTAGAGACTGTCTACGAGAAAGCGCTCGATAATCGTGAATTTGGGCAGGTAATCGCTAATTTCTCGGCAGGACTGGCAAAGGAGGTCGGCACACGGACGTTCGACTGGTTCGAAGGGGCTGTTATCGATAAGTTTCTGAGTCTCATCTACCGTGGTTTTGGAGGTGCTGAAAAAGGCCACAGCGATGCACCTCTGAGCCCGGATGGTCTGAAGCAACTTTTCCGCTATATGGAAGGCCCGCTGCACGCACAGATTCGTTATGAGATCCTCGCTATTCGAGAGAAGAAAAACGAGCTCAAGGACAAAGATGACAAACCGGATTTCTTCAAAGGAGAAGTTGCCCCGCCGACTACCTTCATTTTCGGCCACACGCACAAACCATATATGCATCATGAAGCCTTTGCCGGATATAAAGATGGAGTAGATGTGTACAATTCAGGCGGATGGGTAGTGGACACACTCGACCCCAATCCTTTACACGGTGGATCTATCGTTCTAGTAGACGATCGACTCAACGTGGCAGCAATAAACATGTACAAGGAAACAAAAAATAACAGCATTTCTCCCATTGAATTTGAGCGATTGCCGTCGTCTTCTCCGAGTCCCGTGATGGATGAGATAGGAAGAATCCAATTTGCCCAAGAGAACACATGGAGAACCTTTTCTGAAGTGGTTGCGCAAACCATACCGATCAGGAGAAAATACTTGCGAAAACGGGTATTCAGTTCCCTTCGGACCTGA